From Streptomyces sp. NBC_01551:
AAGGCCACCGACAAGATCTTCAAGTCCAGCGACTGCAAGGGCTGGGAGGCGGTGGACCCCAAGGCCACAAACGGAACCCCTCGTTCCGAGTTCTCCGGTGACGGCGGTATGTTCAAGGTCGGCTCCGACATCGCCCCGGGCACCTACACGTCCGAGGGCCCCGCCGACGGCGGCGCCGGCTGCTACTGGGAACGCGCCAAGAACGCCGACCACGAGCTCGACTCGATCATCGCCAACGAAAACCCCGAAGGCTCGGCGGTCGTGACGATCGGCGCCAAGGACGCCTACTTCAAGACCACCGGCTGCACGAATTGGAAGAAGAGTTCCTGATGCGTTCCACCAGATCCGGCCTGAAGGCCACCGCGGCCACCGCCGCCACCCTCCTCGGCCTGACCGCCCTCACCGGCTGCTTCCCGTCCGGCGACAAGGGCCCCTTCGCCGGCCAGAACGGCTCGCAGGTCGCCGACAAGTCGGTGGCCGCCCTGCGCACCGCCGACTCGCTGACCGTCAAGGGCTCGGTCCGCGACGAGGGCAAGGCGATCCGCCTCGACATGGCCGTCAGCAAGTCCGGCGACTGCAAGGGCACCATGCAGCTGGAGGGCGAGGGCTCCTTCGAGCTGATACGCAACTCCGAGTACGTCTTCATCAAGGCGGACGAGGCCTTCTACCGGACGCAGGTCAAGGACATGCCGAAGGACCAGGCCGACGAGGTCCTGAAGATGCTGGCCGGCCACTGGGTCAAGTCGAAGAACACGACGGAGGACTCCAAGGACCTGGCCGCGATGTGCGACCTGGACGAGCTCCTCAAGGAGTTCGACAAGAGCGCGGGCGCGAAGAAGGGCAAGGTCGTCACGGAGGGCGGCCAGGAGGCGCTGACGCTGGCCACCCGCATCAGCGACGACGACATCGAGACGCTCTACGTCGCCACGAAGGGCACCCCGTACCTGCTGCGGGCCGTCGAGACCGGCAAGGACCCGGCCGACCTCGCCTTCTCCGGGTTCAACGCGCCGGTCAAGGCCGAGGCCCCCACCGGGGACGTCATCGACGCCGACGAGTAACGGGGCGGCGGGCCGGGGGCGGGGCGGCGGTTAGGCTCCAGCGACACATGGTCTTTCCAGGGGGGAACTTCACATGCGCAGCCGCACGGTCGTCACCACGGCGATCGGTACCACTGCCCTGCTCGCGCTGACCGGGTGCCTGCCCGGCGGCGACAAGGCCGCCGTCCTCGGCAAGGCGGCCCGGGCCTCGGCGGGCGCCACCGCCCCGGCGCCCTCCGCCTCGCCTTCCGCCCCGGCCTCCGGCAAGCTCGCGGACCTGTCCGGCCGGGAGATCCTGAGCCAGGCCTACGAGGCCACCCGCAAGGCCGAGTCCGCCCATGTCGTCGCCACGGTGCGGATGGACGGCAAGCCGATGGCCATCGACCTCTCGCTGGACAAGAAGGGCAACTGCAAGGGCGTGATCCGCCTCGACGGCATGGGGAAGATGGACCTCATCAAGTCCGAGGACCTCCTGCACTTCAAGGGCGACGAGGCCTACTGGCGGGGCGCGGCCAAGCTCAAGCACGCGCCGAAGAAGCAGACGGACCAGATGGTGGCGGCGCTCGCCGACCGCTGGGTGAAGGTGTCCACCTCCGATCCGCAGGCCTCCTCGATGGCCGGCATGTGCGACCTGGACAAGCTGACGCGCGACACCGGCCGCAACAGCCTCCTCGCCCGCAAGGGCGCCACGGCCACCGTCGACGGCAAGCCGACGGTGATGGTCACCTCCCCGGTGAAGGAGGGGACGGAGACCGACTACGTGGCCACCGAGGGCACCCCGTACATCCTCAAGTCCACCCTGAGCGGCGACCAGGAGGGCGAGGTCGCGTTCTCGGAGTTCGGCAAGCCCGTCGACGTGACCTCGCCGAAGGACTCCGACGTCCTCGACATGGGCAAGGTGCGCGGCGGCGGCCCGGGCGAAGCGGTCTGACCCGGGCGCGATCGGGCCGCGTGCGGCCGGGGACCACGAGGTCCCCGGCCGCACGCGTCTCAGGAGCCGAGGATCGTGGTGAGGAACTCCCCGGTCCAGGCCAGCAGTTCCCGCCCGACCAGCGGCTTCCCGCCGACCCGGGCGGTCTTCGGCCGCGGGATCAGCACCTGCGAGGTGGCCGGCTTGAGCACCGAGCCCGGGTAGAGGCGCTTCAGGCGCAGCTCCTGCGACTCGCGCAGCTCCACCGGCCCGAAGCGGATGTTGGGGCCCTGGAGGGTGATGTCGCCGACCCCGCAGGCCCGCGCCAGCATCCGCAGCCCCGCCACCAGCAGCAGGTTCTCCACCGGCTCCGGCAGCTTGCCGTAGCGGTCGTGGAGCTCCTCCCGGACGGCCTTGACGTCGGCCTCGGAGTTCGCCGAGGCGATGGACCGGTAGGCCTGCAGGCGCAGCCGCTCGCCGGGCGCGTAGTCGTGCGGGACGTGCGCGTCGACCGGCAGCTCGATCTTGACCTCCAGCGGCGGCTCCTCCTCCACCCCGCCCTCGACGGCGGCCCGGTAGTCGGCCACGGCCTCGCCGACCATGCGGATGTAGAGGTCGAAGCCGACGCCCGCGATGTGGCCGGACTGCTCGCCGCCGAGCAGGTTGCCCGCGCCGCGGATCTCCAGGTCCTTCATCGCCACGTACATGCCGGCGCCCATCTCGGTGTGCTGGGCGATCGTCGCGAGCCGCTCGTGCGCGGTCTCGGTCAGCGGCTTCTCCGGCGGGTAGAGGAAGTACGCGTACCCGCGCTCGCGGCCCCGGCCGACGCGGCCGCGCAGCTGGTGCAGCTGGGAGAGGCCGAAGTTGTCGCCGCGCTCCACGATCAGGGTGTTGGCGTTGGAGATGTCGATGCCGGACTCGACGATCGTCGTCGAGACGAGCACGTCGAACTTCTTCTCCCAGAAGTCCACGACGACCTGTTCCAGGGCCTGTTCGGACATCTGGCCGTGCGCCGTCGCGATCCGCGCCTCGGGCACGATCTCGCGCAGCTTGGCGGCCGCCCGGTCGATGGACTCGACCCGGTTGTGGATGTAGAAGCACTGGCCCTCGCGCAGCAGCTCGCGGCGGATGGCCGCGCCGATCTGCTTCTCCTCGTAGGGGCCGACGAAGGTCAGGACCGGGTGGCGCTCCTCCGGCGGGGTGGTGATCGTCGACATCTCGCGGATGCCGGTCACCGCCATCTCCAGGGTGCGCGGGATCGGGGTCGCGGACATGGTGAGCACGTCCACGTTGGCGCGCAGCTTCTTGAGCTGCTCCTTGTGCTCGACGCCGAAGCGCTGCTCCTCGTCGACGATGACCAGGCCGAGGTCCTTGAACTTCGTCTCCTGCGAGAACAGCCGGTGGGTGCCGATGACGATGTCGACGGCCCCTTCCTTCAGCCCTTCCAGGGTGGCCTTGGACTCGGTGTCGGACTGGAAGCGGGACAGTGCCTTCACGTTGACGGGGAACTGCGCGTACCGCTCGGAGAAGGTCCCGAAGTGCTGCTGCACCAGCAGCGTGGTCGGCACGAGGACCGCGACCTGCTTGCCGTCCTGGACCGCCTTGAAGGCCGCGCGGACCGCGATCTCGGTCTTGCCGTAGCCGACGTCGCCGCAGATCAGGCGGTCCATGGGGACGGACTTCTCCATGTCCTCCTTGACCTCGGCGATGGTGGTGAGCTGGTCGGGCGTCTCCGCGTACGGGAAGGCGTCCTCCAGTTCGCGCTGCCAGGGGGTGTCGGGGCCGAAGGTGTGGCCGGGGGCGGCCATGCGGGCGCTGTAGAGCTTGATGAGGTCGGCGGCGATCTCCTTGACCGCCTTCTTCGCGCGCGCCTTGGTCTTGGTCCAGTCGGCGCCGCCGAGCCGGTGCAGGGTCGGGGCCTCGCCGCCGACGTACTTGGTGACCTGCTCCAGCTGGTCGGTGGGGATGTAGAGGCGGTCGCCGGGCTGGCCGCGCTTGGCCGGGGCGTACTCGACGAGGAGGTACTCGCGGGTGGCGCCCTGGACGGTGCGCTGCACCATCTCGATGTAGCGGCCGACGCCGTGCTGCTCGTGGACGATGTAGTCGCCGACCTCCAGGGTGAGGGGGTCGATGGACTTGCGGCGCCGGGTCGGCATCCGGCCGAGGTCCTTGGTGGCGGTGCGCTGGCCGGTCAGGTCGGTCTCGGTCAGCACGGCGATCTTGAGGGCGGGGTCGACGAACCCGTTGTCGAGGGAGCCGCACGCCACGTGGACGATCGACGGCTCCAGGGTGCGCAGGTCGGCCTCCAGGCGGGCCGCGATGCCCTCGCCGCCGAGCACCTCGACGGTGCGGGCGGCCGGGCCGTGGCCCTCGGTGAGGTAGACGGTGTGCCAGCCGTCGGCGATCCAGCCCTTGGTGTCGGCGAGCGCGCGGGCGGTGTCGCCGCGGTAGGCCTCGGGGGCGTGCATGCCGAGCGCCAGCGTGTCCCCGCCGCCGTCGACCGCGTCGGCGGCGAAGGGGGACACCGACCACCACATCATGCCGAGCTCGCGCGCGTGCTCCCGTACGTCGGCGATCCCGCGCAGCGAGGCCGCGCCGACGTCGATGGGGGCCTGCCCGCCGCCCGCGGTGGCCGCCCAGGAGGCCATCAGGAACTCCTGGCTGGTGGCGACGAGGTCGGCGGCCCGGGTCCGTACCCGCTCC
This genomic window contains:
- the mfd gene encoding transcription-repair coupling factor, whose product is MSLHGLLDAVTRDPALAEAVTAAGDGNRMHVDLVGPPAARPFAIAALARRTERTVLAVTATGREAEDLAAALRSLLPPDEVAEYPSWETLPHERLSPRSDTVGRRIAVLRRLAHPSKDDPAAGPVSVVVAPIRSVLQPQVKGLGDLVPVSLRQGESADLGEVTQALAAAAYARVELVEKRGEFAVRGGILDVFPPTEEHPLRVEFWGDDVEEIRYFKVADQRSLEVAEHGLWAPPCRELLLTDEVRERAAALAEEHPELGELLNKIAEGIAVEGMESLAPVLVDDMELLIDVLPAGAMAVVCDPERVRTRAADLVATSQEFLMASWAATAGGGQAPIDVGAASLRGIADVREHARELGMMWWSVSPFAADAVDGGGDTLALGMHAPEAYRGDTARALADTKGWIADGWHTVYLTEGHGPAARTVEVLGGEGIAARLEADLRTLEPSIVHVACGSLDNGFVDPALKIAVLTETDLTGQRTATKDLGRMPTRRRKSIDPLTLEVGDYIVHEQHGVGRYIEMVQRTVQGATREYLLVEYAPAKRGQPGDRLYIPTDQLEQVTKYVGGEAPTLHRLGGADWTKTKARAKKAVKEIAADLIKLYSARMAAPGHTFGPDTPWQRELEDAFPYAETPDQLTTIAEVKEDMEKSVPMDRLICGDVGYGKTEIAVRAAFKAVQDGKQVAVLVPTTLLVQQHFGTFSERYAQFPVNVKALSRFQSDTESKATLEGLKEGAVDIVIGTHRLFSQETKFKDLGLVIVDEEQRFGVEHKEQLKKLRANVDVLTMSATPIPRTLEMAVTGIREMSTITTPPEERHPVLTFVGPYEEKQIGAAIRRELLREGQCFYIHNRVESIDRAAAKLREIVPEARIATAHGQMSEQALEQVVVDFWEKKFDVLVSTTIVESGIDISNANTLIVERGDNFGLSQLHQLRGRVGRGRERGYAYFLYPPEKPLTETAHERLATIAQHTEMGAGMYVAMKDLEIRGAGNLLGGEQSGHIAGVGFDLYIRMVGEAVADYRAAVEGGVEEEPPLEVKIELPVDAHVPHDYAPGERLRLQAYRSIASANSEADVKAVREELHDRYGKLPEPVENLLLVAGLRMLARACGVGDITLQGPNIRFGPVELRESQELRLKRLYPGSVLKPATSQVLIPRPKTARVGGKPLVGRELLAWTGEFLTTILGS